Proteins encoded together in one Telopea speciosissima isolate NSW1024214 ecotype Mountain lineage chromosome 4, Tspe_v1, whole genome shotgun sequence window:
- the LOC122659742 gene encoding cysteine-rich and transmembrane domain-containing protein WIH2-like, which translates to MSYYNQQPPVGAPPPQGYPPEGYPKDGYPPAGYPPQGYPQGYPPQGYPPQGYPPQGYPQYPPPPQQQSSDGCLQGCLAALCCCCLLDACF; encoded by the exons ATGAGTTATTACAACCAGCAACCTCCCGTCGGCGCCCCTCCTCCACAAG GCTATCCTCCCGAGGGGTATCCGAAAGATGGGTATCCTCCTGCGGGATACCCTCCGCAAGGCTACCCGCAGGGTTATCCTCCTCAGGGTTATCCTCCTCAGGGCTATCCTCCTCAGGGCTACCCTCAATATCCTCCACCACCTCAACAACAGAGCAGCGACGGTTGTCTTCAAGGATG TTTGGCGGCCCTTTGCTGTTGCTGTCTTCTGGATGCGTGCTTCTGA